CTTCAATCTGTATTATTTGATGCTTCTGAAACATTTCAAAGAGGCATTTAAGAATGAAGAATTGAAAACTTATCTGGGAATCATTGCAGGCGCGGTGGCAATCATCACGATTAATATCAGCAGCATGTACGGAAGTGTGTTAAAAGCGTTCCGTTATGCAGCCTTCCAGGTAGCATCTGTGATCACGACAACCGGTTTCTGTACGGCGGACTATAATCTGTGGCCGGAACTTTCTAAGAGTGTATTATTAGCAATTATGGTAGTGGGAGCCTGTGCCGGATCTACCGGAGGCGGTATTAAGGTGTCCCGACTGGTGATTCTGCTGAAGAGCGTGACACAGGAGATCAAGAGACTGCATCATCCAAAGGCTGTGACGATTGTGCGGGTCAATGGACGGAAGATCGGAGCGGAGACGAGACAGGGAGTTTATGTATATTTTATCTGTTATATTTTTATAATCATTGGCTCCACTTTACTGGTATCACTTGACAATTTTGATTTTGCAACCACGATCAGTGCGGTACTGACGACGATCAATAACGTTGGACCCGGAATTGCACTGGTAGGACCGGTGGAAAACTTTGCGAAATTTTCTGTTTTTTCCAAGCTGATTTTCTGTCTGGATATGTTGTTTGGACGATTGGAAATTTTCCCGATTCTTTTAGTTCTTTCTCCAAGTTTCTGGAGAAAACGGTTTTAATTTAATTTATCAGAGAACCATATGGATAGAAAATAATTTGAAAAGTACGGCCCCTTTTTAGGGGCTGCTTTTGTAAGAAGGAGAATTATGAAGAAATCAAAAATAGCAGCCGGGATCCTGGCGATAATCTTGATCGGAATCTATTATTATGTAACGTTACCGGCATTGAATCTGCACTCAGCAGATCTGTGGATCTTTTTCCTGGTGTTGATCGCACTGGCAACAGTTGTCTATATCACGCGGAAACGTCTGGGCATTTATGAAATCAGACAGTCAAAGGCGGTTCGTGGATTTGCCGGCGTTTTTCTTGTAGTACTGGCAGTTTACCTGGTGGGAAGTCTTTTGTCTTCACCGATTGTCAATGCGGCAAAATATCAGAGTCTTTTACAGGTGGAAGAAGGAGAATTTTCTAAAGATATCGAGGAGCTTTCTTTTAATCAGATTCCGCTTTTAGACCGGGATTCCGCCACACTTCTGGGAAACAGAAAGATGGGAAGCATGGTGGATATGGTGTCCCAGTTTGAAGTGGATGATCTGTACAGTCAGATTAATTATCAGGATCAGCCGGTGAGGGTATCCCCACTTCGGTATGCAAATCTGATCAAATGGTTTACCAACCAGAAAGAGGGAATTCCGGCATATATCCGGATCGACATGGCGACTCAGAATACAGAACTGGTTAAACTGGAACAGGGGATGAAATATACCACAAGCGATCATCTGAACCGAAACATTTACCGTCATCTGCGGTTTCGCTATCCAACTTATATTTTTAATGAGCTGAGTTTTGAGATTGATGATGCGGGAACTCCTTATTGGATCTGCCCGGTTAAGAAATATAATGTGGGACTTTTCGGTGGCGCCACTGTAGGAAGAGTGGTTTTGTGTAATGCGATTACAGGAGAGATGGAAGATTATGCAATAGAAGATGCACCGCAATGGATCGATCGTGCATATTCCGCGGATCTTCTGGTGGAACTGTATGATTATTATGGATCTCTGAAACATGGATATTTTAACAGTGTACTGGGGCAGAAAGACAGTCTGGAGACCACCAATGGCTATAATTATCTTGCGATTGATGATGATGTGTGGGTTTACACCGGAGTGACCAGTGTCAGCGGAGACCAGTCCAATGTAGGATTTGTCCTGATGAATCAGAGAACGATGGAAACAAAATTTTATAAAGTGGAAGGCGCAACAGAAGAGTCTGCAATGTCTTCTGCAGAGGGACAAGTACAGAATCTGGGATATAAGGCAACATTCCCGTTGTTGTTAAACATTTCCGGAGAGCCCACATATTTTGTGGCGCTGAAGGACGATGCGGGGCTGGTAAAGAAATATGCCATGGTCAATGTGCAAAAATATCAGATTGTTGCGGTGGGAGATTCGGTCAGTGCCTGTGAAAAATCTTATGCCCGTCTGATGAATGAAAACGGAATTAAGGTGGATGCATCTGCTGCCTCGGATATTCAGAAGATCACGGGAACAGTTACAAAGATTGCACAGAGTGTTGTCAGCGGAAATTCCCATTATTATCTGATGCTGGATGGATCGGATGAAATCTTTGATATTGCAGTTACAGATCTGATCAATGTCATTCGGATCAATGAAGGAGATCAGGTGACACTGGAATATCAGAAAGGGGATCAGACCAGTCTGGTATTGTCTTTAAACGGAGAAACCGCGAAGACGGAAGAAGAGTAATGTAGGGCTTCGGATGTTCCCTTAAGCATGCCTTTTGAAGAAGGAATAAGAAGTAAACCTTCATAAATAATAAACCAGAGCAGACATATCAGAGATAAAAAAGGAACATTTCCAGCTCCCGAAAAGGGAGGGGAAATGTTCCTTTTTTGGTATCCCGTAAGGAAAGAACATATGTTAGTTCAACATCTTGCAGTCGGAGAAATCAACATCTGGCATCTCGTCCAGACTTGCACTGATGCTGATATAGAATTCGATCTTATTCTCTTCAGAGAGTTTCTTAAGGATATCTATAAACATAGATAAATTGTCAATAGAAATATCAACCTGTTTTAAAACGCCGTCGATAAAAATAGTCTCGATGTCGTGGTTTCCTGCAACCATTCCGTACAAAAAGCCTTTAAATTCTTCAATATTGGTGATGTCCGCATAATCGGCCATACAAATCGCGCGAACATTAAAATCAACACTGGAAGTATCCGTGTGACGTTTCTTGATTAAAACAACATTCCCCGATGATGTCTTAACCGCTTCGTTTGCTAAATCGATCATTTGCTGTGTTTTTCCGCTCCCTTTTGGACCTGTCAATACATTTACCATGGCAAATTCTCCTTTTATATGTATTTACTGAGGGGTATAAAAAATAGGAATATAAAAAGGATATCTCTCAGTACATTTGTATGGTTCCATTATACACGAAATGAACTAATGGAACAACATAAAAAGCAGAGTTAATAAAAAAATTATTTTTGTGAGAAAATATTATCAGTTATTTTATTGCAATAGGAAAAATCGCATGATAATATAAATGATATTGAAAATCAATATCAAAAAAAGAAAGGTCAGATATGCCAGAGGAATTATTGTCTTATTACTACACAAATCCTGATACAAAAGTGAAACTTCAGTTTCAGATCATTTTGCAGTGTGCGCCGTTGTTAAAAGGGATCAAAGTCTCGAATATTATGACGATGGCAACTTCGTCCTGTGGATACTTGACAGAATTACTAGCGGGAACGGGAATCACATACCGGATCCTGTATTGCAGCAAGGGACGCAGTCTGGTGCTTTTTTACAGAAAGCGGGCACTTATGGAACATCTGAAAAAGGAGCAGGTACATCTCTTCTTAAGAGAATATGGATATGAAGATGACACACTGGACTCAAATCTGTACAGATTGGCTGCCAGATGCAGAGAGTTTGCAAAGATTGGTCTGAGCTTTCCGCATGAGATCGGTGCTTTTCTGGAATATCCGATGGAAGATGTGAAAGATTTCATCAGGAAACAGGGGAAAGATTTTCTCTGTAACGGGTACTGGAAGGTCTACCACAATCCGGCAAATGCCATGGCGATTTTCAATGCTTATGACCGCGCAAAGACCTGTGCGGTTGAAGAATTTATAAAGGGCGAATCTATTTTTGAGATCACAAGGAGGTTATTATGAGCGTATCAGTCGTATACTGGAGTGGAACAGGTAACACAGCAACAATGGCAGAGGCAGTTGCAAGAGGAATTGAAGCAGGAGGTCAAACACCGCAGATCATAGATGTAGGAAGTGCTGATGTGCAGGCTCTCGCATCCGAAACTGCATTTGCACTTGGATGCCCGTCCATGGGTGTAGAACAGTTGGAAGAAGGAGAAATGGAGCCGTTCGTAGAAGCACTGGAACCATTGGTATCCGGAAAGAAAATTCTGTTATTCGGATCCTACGGATGGGGAGACGGAGAATGGATGCGTGACTGGGTAGAGCGTATGACTCAGGCAGGAGCTGTTATGGTAGCAGCAGACGGAATCATGGCAAACAATGAGCCGGATGACGATGCAATCGCAGAGTGCGAAGCAGCAGGAAAAGAACTGGCTGCACAGGCATAAACCGTACAGAACGTCCGGGAAAGAAATCGAAAGAACGTAATTCAAACAATCCAGAAAAATCAAATCCAAGACTGAGAAAAGGAGAAACACCGTGCGTGTTTCTCCTCTTTTTTAGCTTACTATCCTGATTTTTCCGCAAAAGGAATGCATAAGGCAACCGTTCGCACTTAGTCCGGGTTATGAAGTGGAAGAATGATTCGCAGGATAAATTCTTCTCCCTCCACAGAAAACTGACAATTCCCGTGAAGGCGTTCTACCGTATACCAGATGCTTCTGGTGCCAAGTCCGTGACCTTTTTTGGAAGTCTGGGGCAGACCATCTACGATTTCAGGACGGACAAGGAAAGGGTTCTGAATCGAGAGCAGAAGCTTGTCATTGGCAATTCGCATGGAAAGCTGGATTTTTCGATCGGTTTCCGGAAGCATGGAAGTGGCGTGAATCGCATTTTCCAGAGCGTTGGATAAAATAGTAGTCAGATCTACATCAGAAACCGGAAGGACTTCAGGAAGTTCCAGCGTGGTGATCAATTGGATCTTTTTGGAGGAGACAGTGTCTTCCTGGAAAGAAAGTATCAGATTGACGGTTTCATTGCGACTGTAAGATTTCAGGATGGTTCGATCAGAGGTCTGCAGGATCTCCTGGATGAATTCTCGGGCTTTCTGTGTTTCTCCGTTTTCCAGAAGCGCGGAAATGCCGGCAAGATAATGGCGAAGATCATGGCGCATCAGGGAAATGGTCTGCCGGGAACGCTGTAAGGCAATCAGTTCTTTTTCAGACTGCGAGCGTTTCATTTTCAACAGGGAATAGCGTTGTTTTTCTTCCAGATTCTCTTCATACTGGTGAAAATACAGGCACAGAAACATGAGATAAGAAATACACAGAATGAAACCAAGAAACTCTGCGACAACGGCACGACCGGAATAGAGCAGAGAGGTGTAAACACTGGTGACATAATCAAACAGATAGTAAACGAAAGGAACCAGACCGAAGATTAATTGAATTTTGGTGCTTTTCTGAGTCAGGCGCCGCATGATCTGGGGCATATAACGGAAAAGAAATACAAAAATAACAAGGGTAATCCCGATGCGAACCACGTAATAAATCCAGAGCTGCCCGCTTAATTCCCTTGCGGCAATTCCAATCCAGTTGCTGATCTGGCAGCACAGATAGGCTGTAAAGACAGCGATTCCACTTAAGATCAGAGAACAATGATAAAACAGGGTGAAAAATAAGATCAGTGGCAGGTGGATCAGAAAAGGATAGAGCTGTTCGGCCTGTGCATTTCCGAGAAACAGATAGGATGCGGAAGAACAGAGACCGGTGATCGCGGAGAAAGCCAGCAGGCAGAGTATATTTTTCCGATTCATAAGGATCCCGAGGATCGAAGCGGAAATGTAGACGCCGAACAATAAGGTTGTGACCATGTGGATGGCAGATAAAACAGACAAAAGCATGACAGGATTCCTTTCCTAGAATGTTTCCTGGAACATCAGGGCAAAATAAGCTTCTTTGAATGTTTTGCTGTAACTTCTTGCAATCGGAATGCAATGGCCGGATTTGGTCAGAAGTTCGGTTGTGTTGAAGTGATCTACATTTGGAAGATAGACCAAATAACTGCGGTGACATTTGAAGAAAGCCGGATGACCGGAAAGTTGTTTTTCAAAAAAGTAAAAGGGAGCAACAGATTCCACAGTCTGTCCGGTGATCAAACGAAAGGTCACACGTTTATTCTGAGCCTCTGCGTATTCGATCTCATGAAAATAAAGCTTCTGATAACCGTAAGAAGTCTTCAGGATCAGATGCTCCGGTTCGTTCTGAAATTCCGTAAGACAATCGTCCAGTACGGACTGAAGCCTATCGTAGGAGATGGGCTTCAACAGATAATTTTCAGCTTTGACTTCATAAGACTCCAGCGCGAATTCCGGAGAGGAAGTCAGAAAGATGATTTTTGCATCCCGGTCGGTCTTACGCAGGATTTTTGCGGCCTCCATGCCGTTGAACATGGGCATAATGATGTCCAGAAATATAATATCGGCAGGTTCTTCCCGGTGATGGGAGAGAAGTTCATCTCCGTTTTCGAAAGTAGAAATCATAACGGGGATATTACGCTCTTTGGACCATTTATGGATAAATTCTGTGGTGATCTGTAAAAAAATAGGACTGTCGTCACAGACTGAAATGTTAAACATAGTAAATTCCTCAATTTCTATTCCTAAGATATAACATTTTTATTTTAATTGATTTCTGACGAAAATGCAAATGTCGAAAGACGCGGAAAACACGGGGAATCTTAAGAAATTGCTTGACTTATTTTAATGTTGTTTTTATAATAAGGAAGTATTATTGAAGAGACGATGAAGAGGAATAGTAAGAGAACAGCGTATTCCAGAGAGTTGCCGGCAGGTGCGAGGCAACAGCGTGATCTCCCAACTCACCTCGGAGTTCCTCTGCTGAAGTGACAGAGATCTTGTGAATGAGATGATTTCAGGCTATGAGATGTGCAGGTGATGTGTAGGCAGATGGCGGGGCTTCCCGTTACAGAAGATACGAGTGTATCTGCGAAGGGCAGATGAATGAGAGTGGTACCGCGGAAATAAAGCCTTTTCGTCTCTTATGAGATGAGAAGGCTTTCTATATACCAAAGTATGCAAGAGAAGCTGCCGGTGGCAGGTTCAATGTATGCCATCAGGCAAAAAGGAGGATATAAAAATGGCAGCAAAGATTGTTTACAACCATAAGGCAATCGAGAACAAATGGAGAGAAAAGTGGGAAGAGAACCCGGTGAATCCGAAAGTGGATGAACAGGGCAATCCGAAGAAGAAATATTATTGTCTGGATATGTTCCCGTATCCGTCAGGAAATGGTCTTCATGTAGGACACTGGAGAGGATATGTTATCTCCGATGTATGGAGCAGATACAAGCTTCAGCAGGGATATTATATCGTTCATCCGATGGGCTGGGATGCGTTCGGACTTCCGGCAGAGAACTATGCAATCAAGATGGGAGTACATCCGGCAAAATCTACTGCCAACAATGTGGCAAATATTAAGAGACAGATCAATGAGATCGCAGCTCTTTATGACTGGGATATGGAAGTGAATACCACAGATCCTGAATTCTACAAATGGACACAGTGGATCTTCGTAAAGATGTTCAAAGAAGGTCTGGCTTATGAAAAGGAATTCCCGATCAACTGGTGTCCGTCCTGTAAGACAGGTCTGGCAAACGAAGAAGTAGTCAACGGTAAATGCGAACGCTGCGGAGCAGAAGTAACCAAGAAAAATCTTCGTCAGTGGATGCTGAAGATCACCGCTTATGCAGAAAGATTACTGAATGACCTGGACAAACTGGACTGGCCGGAAAAAGTAAAGAAGATGCAGACAGACTGGATCGGTAAATCTTACGGAGCAGAAGTAAACTTCAAAGTAGACGGACGTGAAGATGAGATTACAGTCTATACCACCAGACCGGATACCCTTTACGGAGCAACCTTTATGGTACTGGCACCGGAACATGCCCTGGCAGCATCTCTTGCCACAGAAGAACGCAAAGAAGTCGTAGAGAAATACATCTATGATTCTTCCATGAAATCCAACGTAGACCGTCTGCAGGATAAAGAGAAGACCGGTGTATTTACCGGAAGTTATGCAATCAATCCGATCAACGGAGCAAAAGTACCGATCTGGCTGTCTGACTATGTACTGGCTGATTACGGTACCGGTGCGATCATGTGTGTACCGGCTCATGATGACCGTGACTTTGAATTCGCAAAGAAATTTGACATTCCGATTATTCAGGTAATCGCAAAAGACGGAAAAGCCATTGAAAATATGACAGAAGCTTATACAGAGGCTTCCGGAACCATGATCAATTCCGGCGAGTGGGATGGTATGGAATCCGCAGTTCTGAAAAAAGAGGCACCGCATATCATCGAAGAGCGTGGAATCGGAAAAGCAACTGTAAATTACAAATTGCGTGACTGGGTATTCTCTCGTCAGCGTTACTGGGGAGAACCGATTCCGATTGTACATTGTCCGAAATGCGGAAATGTGCCGGTACCGGAAGAAGAACTTCCGCTTCGCCTGCCGGATGTAGAATCCTATGAGCCGACAGGAACCGGAGAATCTCCGTTGGCAGCCATCGACGAATGGGTAAACTGCAAGTGTCCTGTATGTGGCGCAGATGCAAAACGTGAGACAAACACTATGCCGCAGTGGGCAGGATCTTCTTGGTACTTCCTGCGCTATGTGGATAATCATAATGATAAAGAACTGGTATCCAGAGAAAAAGCAGATGCTATGCTTCCGGTAGATATGTATATCGGCGGAGTAGAGCATGCAGTTCTTCATCTGCTGTATTCCAGATTCTATACAAAATTTCTGTGCGATATCGGAGTCATCGACTTTGATGAACCATTCCAGAAACTGTTCAACCAGGGAATGATCACAGGCAAGAACGGAATTAAGATGAGTAAATCCAAAGGAAATGTAGTTTCCCCGGATGATCTGGTACGTGACTACGGATGCGATTCCCTGAGAATGTATGAACTTTTCGTAGGACCACCGGAGCTGGATGCAGAGTGGGATGATCGTGGAATTGACGGAGTGAATCGTTTCCTGAAACGTCTGTGGAATCTGCTTCAGGACAGCCTGGCAGCCAATGTAGAAGCAACGGATGCAATGGTCAAAGAACGTCATAAACTGGTATATGATGTAACAACACGTCTGGAGAACTTCAGCCTGAATACCGTAATCTCCGCATTTATGGAGCACAATAACAAGCTGATTGATCTGGCAAAGAAGAATGGTGGCGGAGTAGATAAAGAGACTCTGGAAACGATGGCAGTTCTGATTTCTCCATTTGCACCGCATTTTGCAGAAGAAATGTGGGAGCAGTTGGGTCATACAGAGACTGTATTCCGTGCAGGATGGCCAACCTACGATGAGGAAGCCATGAAAGAAGACGAAGTCGAGATTGCAGTGCAGATCAACGGAAAGACGAAAGCGGTCATTTCTATTGCAGCAGATGCAGACAAAGACAGCGCAATTGCAGCAGGTAAAGAGGCACTGGGCAATAAACTGAGCGGAAATATCATCAAAGAGATTTATGTTCCGGGAAGAATTATCAATATCGTGGCAAAATAGTCTGAGAGAAGACGAAAGATAAAGCTTTGAAAACAGCGTAGACAGAGAAATCTGTTTACGCTGTTTTTCTACCTATTTTTCCGGTTCCATGCTATACTGAATATAAAAGATGCCGAAGAGTGTGAAGTACGAAATAATCTACAGGTATCATGGGCGTGGGGATGCCCTGAACATCGGATGATGGGCAAACGGGCACCGGAAAAAAGAACAAAAGTGAGGGAGGAACGAAGGATGAAAAGATGGAAAAGAGTCACAGCGTTACTTGTATTGGCAGGACTTATGATGTTCGGGTTAAGCGGTTGCAAAAAGGAAACAGCAGAAAGCCTGATGCAGGAAGCTGTTAAAAAGACAGAAACAGCAAAGTCCATGGAAGGAAATATGACCATGGATATGGAAATGGGACTCGGACAGAGCGGAATGTCCATGTCTATGGGAATCGGTCTGGATGCGGATCTGCAAGTGACAAAAGATCCACAGGTCAGCCATGTCAATGGAACAATGACGATGGATCTGTTAAACATGTCTTTAGACCTGGAAGCTTATACCCAGACGGAGAAGGATTCCAATACGACTTATGTGAAAGTAGCGGATGAATGGCAGAAGCAGACCACCGATGTGTCCGGGCTGGACATGGGAACTATGCTGGATCTGGAAAAGATTTTATCCAGCGGCTCTGAGCTGACTTTGGCAGACAAGACAGAAAAACTGGATGGAAAAGAAGTCTATGTGATCCAGA
This window of the Mediterraneibacter butyricigenes genome carries:
- a CDS encoding CvpA family protein; its protein translation is MKKSKIAAGILAIILIGIYYYVTLPALNLHSADLWIFFLVLIALATVVYITRKRLGIYEIRQSKAVRGFAGVFLVVLAVYLVGSLLSSPIVNAAKYQSLLQVEEGEFSKDIEELSFNQIPLLDRDSATLLGNRKMGSMVDMVSQFEVDDLYSQINYQDQPVRVSPLRYANLIKWFTNQKEGIPAYIRIDMATQNTELVKLEQGMKYTTSDHLNRNIYRHLRFRYPTYIFNELSFEIDDAGTPYWICPVKKYNVGLFGGATVGRVVLCNAITGEMEDYAIEDAPQWIDRAYSADLLVELYDYYGSLKHGYFNSVLGQKDSLETTNGYNYLAIDDDVWVYTGVTSVSGDQSNVGFVLMNQRTMETKFYKVEGATEESAMSSAEGQVQNLGYKATFPLLLNISGEPTYFVALKDDAGLVKKYAMVNVQKYQIVAVGDSVSACEKSYARLMNENGIKVDASAASDIQKITGTVTKIAQSVVSGNSHYYLMLDGSDEIFDIAVTDLINVIRINEGDQVTLEYQKGDQTSLVLSLNGETAKTEEE
- a CDS encoding DUF3793 family protein, translating into MPEELLSYYYTNPDTKVKLQFQIILQCAPLLKGIKVSNIMTMATSSCGYLTELLAGTGITYRILYCSKGRSLVLFYRKRALMEHLKKEQVHLFLREYGYEDDTLDSNLYRLAARCREFAKIGLSFPHEIGAFLEYPMEDVKDFIRKQGKDFLCNGYWKVYHNPANAMAIFNAYDRAKTCAVEEFIKGESIFEITRRLL
- a CDS encoding flavodoxin, which translates into the protein MSVSVVYWSGTGNTATMAEAVARGIEAGGQTPQIIDVGSADVQALASETAFALGCPSMGVEQLEEGEMEPFVEALEPLVSGKKILLFGSYGWGDGEWMRDWVERMTQAGAVMVAADGIMANNEPDDDAIAECEAAGKELAAQA
- a CDS encoding DUF6612 family protein — encoded protein: MKRWKRVTALLVLAGLMMFGLSGCKKETAESLMQEAVKKTETAKSMEGNMTMDMEMGLGQSGMSMSMGIGLDADLQVTKDPQVSHVNGTMTMDLLNMSLDLEAYTQTEKDSNTTYVKVADEWQKQTTDVSGLDMGTMLDLEKILSSGSELTLADKTEKLDGKEVYVIQTTIDGETFNELLGAMSGVMEETYTQNIDFSGMTADMTVKIYKDSKLPALISMTMDGDGMSLADQDGVSVSLDKLSYELKITSYDSLDKIEIPQEALDAPELEESLEDLEGM
- a CDS encoding LytR/AlgR family response regulator transcription factor — encoded protein: MFNISVCDDSPIFLQITTEFIHKWSKERNIPVMISTFENGDELLSHHREEPADIIFLDIIMPMFNGMEAAKILRKTDRDAKIIFLTSSPEFALESYEVKAENYLLKPISYDRLQSVLDDCLTEFQNEPEHLILKTSYGYQKLYFHEIEYAEAQNKRVTFRLITGQTVESVAPFYFFEKQLSGHPAFFKCHRSYLVYLPNVDHFNTTELLTKSGHCIPIARSYSKTFKEAYFALMFQETF
- a CDS encoding sensor histidine kinase, whose protein sequence is MLLSVLSAIHMVTTLLFGVYISASILGILMNRKNILCLLAFSAITGLCSSASYLFLGNAQAEQLYPFLIHLPLILFFTLFYHCSLILSGIAVFTAYLCCQISNWIGIAARELSGQLWIYYVVRIGITLVIFVFLFRYMPQIMRRLTQKSTKIQLIFGLVPFVYYLFDYVTSVYTSLLYSGRAVVAEFLGFILCISYLMFLCLYFHQYEENLEEKQRYSLLKMKRSQSEKELIALQRSRQTISLMRHDLRHYLAGISALLENGETQKAREFIQEILQTSDRTILKSYSRNETVNLILSFQEDTVSSKKIQLITTLELPEVLPVSDVDLTTILSNALENAIHATSMLPETDRKIQLSMRIANDKLLLSIQNPFLVRPEIVDGLPQTSKKGHGLGTRSIWYTVERLHGNCQFSVEGEEFILRIILPLHNPD
- the leuS gene encoding leucine--tRNA ligase; translated protein: MAAKIVYNHKAIENKWREKWEENPVNPKVDEQGNPKKKYYCLDMFPYPSGNGLHVGHWRGYVISDVWSRYKLQQGYYIVHPMGWDAFGLPAENYAIKMGVHPAKSTANNVANIKRQINEIAALYDWDMEVNTTDPEFYKWTQWIFVKMFKEGLAYEKEFPINWCPSCKTGLANEEVVNGKCERCGAEVTKKNLRQWMLKITAYAERLLNDLDKLDWPEKVKKMQTDWIGKSYGAEVNFKVDGREDEITVYTTRPDTLYGATFMVLAPEHALAASLATEERKEVVEKYIYDSSMKSNVDRLQDKEKTGVFTGSYAINPINGAKVPIWLSDYVLADYGTGAIMCVPAHDDRDFEFAKKFDIPIIQVIAKDGKAIENMTEAYTEASGTMINSGEWDGMESAVLKKEAPHIIEERGIGKATVNYKLRDWVFSRQRYWGEPIPIVHCPKCGNVPVPEEELPLRLPDVESYEPTGTGESPLAAIDEWVNCKCPVCGADAKRETNTMPQWAGSSWYFLRYVDNHNDKELVSREKADAMLPVDMYIGGVEHAVLHLLYSRFYTKFLCDIGVIDFDEPFQKLFNQGMITGKNGIKMSKSKGNVVSPDDLVRDYGCDSLRMYELFVGPPELDAEWDDRGIDGVNRFLKRLWNLLQDSLAANVEATDAMVKERHKLVYDVTTRLENFSLNTVISAFMEHNNKLIDLAKKNGGGVDKETLETMAVLISPFAPHFAEEMWEQLGHTETVFRAGWPTYDEEAMKEDEVEIAVQINGKTKAVISIAADADKDSAIAAGKEALGNKLSGNIIKEIYVPGRIINIVAK